A single region of the Amphiura filiformis chromosome 7, Afil_fr2py, whole genome shotgun sequence genome encodes:
- the LOC140156431 gene encoding uncharacterized protein, translating into MCLFAVVTVIVSPECILPPIYCPTYEPCDGFLCANGECRPPWWVCDGVNDCGDYSDEQICPPGVPCDGFPCPNGVCKPASFVCDGDNDCGDYSDEQNCPDVPCDGFPCANGECIPTEWICDGDNDCGDYSDEQNCPDMLCDGFPCPNGECIPATMVCDGNNDCGDYSDEQNCPPGEHGHCSDQGSDTDGSRSKTTSKQGSNTDGSRSKTTSKQGSDTDGPRSKTTSK; encoded by the exons ATGTGTCTGTTTGCTGTAGTCACTGTTATCGTGTCACCAG AGTGTATACTACCACCAATATATTGTCCAACGTATGAGCCATGCGATGGCTTTCTTTGTGCTAATGGAGAGTGCAGACCACCGTGGTGGGTATGTGATGGAGTCAATGATTGTGGCGACTACTCGGATGAGCAAATTTGTCCCCCTG GTGTGCCATGTGATGGGTTTCCTTGTCCTAATGGAGTGTGCAAACCAGCGTCGTTTGTATGTGATGGAGACAACGATTGTGGCGACTACTCGGATGAGCAAAATTGTCCCG ATGTGCCATGCGATGGGTTTCCTTGTGCTAATGGAGAGTGCATACCAACAGAATGGATATGTGATGGAGACAATGATTGTGGCGACTACTCGGATGAGCAAAATTGTCCCG ATATGCTATGCGACGGGTTTCCTTGTCCTAATGGAGAGTGCATACCAGCAACAATGGTAtgtgatggaaacaatgattgTGGCGACTACTCGGATGAGCAAAATTGTCCCCCGG GCGAACATGGTCATTGCTCTGATCAGGGAAGTGATACAGATGGAAGCCGATCAAAGACCACATCAAAGCAGGGAAGTAATACAGATGGAAGCCGGTCAAAGACTACATCAAAGCAGGGAAGTGATACAGATGGACCACGGTCAaagactacatcaaagtga